The proteins below are encoded in one region of Corynebacterium felinum:
- a CDS encoding O-methyltransferase, with amino-acid sequence MTVELRSYIESTTADETVLAKAYEDASEFGLAVPDFMTGQLLTTLATSCQAQGAIAVTPAANVVGLYLLKGLASTGILTCIDPEPEHQKRAKETFRSAGFSPSRIRFLPSRPLDVMGRLANEAYQVVYGEVSPIDLRAFIDAALPLLSAGGSLVLPDVLFDGTLADETRKDRDTQAAREADEYVRSLSGVHVTRLPLGAGMTIVTKAL; translated from the coding sequence GTGACTGTCGAACTTCGCTCCTATATTGAATCCACCACTGCTGATGAGACTGTGCTGGCGAAGGCTTATGAAGATGCCTCAGAATTCGGCCTTGCTGTTCCCGATTTTATGACGGGCCAACTTCTGACCACTCTTGCCACTTCATGCCAGGCACAGGGCGCAATTGCTGTGACCCCTGCGGCGAACGTGGTGGGTTTGTATCTATTGAAGGGTTTGGCGTCTACTGGCATTTTGACTTGCATCGATCCTGAGCCTGAGCATCAGAAACGTGCGAAGGAAACGTTTAGGTCTGCCGGTTTCAGCCCTTCGCGGATTCGTTTTTTGCCGTCGCGTCCGCTTGATGTGATGGGTCGACTAGCTAATGAGGCTTATCAAGTTGTGTATGGGGAGGTATCCCCGATTGATTTACGTGCGTTTATCGACGCCGCCTTGCCTCTGCTTTCTGCAGGCGGTTCGTTGGTGCTTCCGGATGTGCTTTTCGACGGCACATTGGCGGATGAGACACGCAAGGATCGTGACACACAGGCAGCCCGTGAAGCTGATGAGTATGTTCGTTCTCTTTCGGGTGTGCATGTGACTCGTTTGCCTTTGGGGGCGGGCATGACGATTGTAACGAAAGCCCTGTAG
- the sigE gene encoding RNA polymerase sigma factor SigE, which produces MNTDSFAKDTAAPEQLVGTAAFDAGVGAMPSWGELVAEHADSVYRLAFRLSGNQHDAEDLTQETFMRVFRSLDKYEPGTFEGWLHRITTNLFLDVARHRAKIHMESLPEDYERVPGTDMTPEQAYSDANLDPALQAALDELAPEFRVAVVLCDVVGMTYDEIAATLGVKMGTVRSRIHRGRSQLRANLEAKAAIDADAQRLLPSYT; this is translated from the coding sequence ATGAATACGGATTCTTTCGCCAAGGATACTGCTGCGCCAGAGCAGCTAGTAGGAACCGCGGCGTTCGATGCTGGAGTCGGCGCTATGCCCAGCTGGGGGGAGCTAGTAGCTGAACACGCAGACAGTGTCTACCGCCTAGCATTCCGTTTAAGTGGAAATCAGCACGATGCTGAAGATCTTACCCAAGAAACCTTCATGCGAGTCTTCCGATCTCTCGACAAATACGAACCGGGAACTTTCGAAGGATGGCTCCACCGCATCACCACAAACCTGTTCCTCGACGTTGCACGGCACCGCGCAAAAATTCACATGGAATCGCTGCCCGAAGACTATGAGCGAGTCCCCGGTACAGATATGACACCGGAACAAGCCTACAGTGATGCGAACCTCGACCCAGCGCTCCAGGCGGCACTCGATGAACTCGCTCCCGAGTTCCGCGTCGCAGTAGTTTTGTGTGACGTTGTTGGAATGACCTATGACGAAATCGCCGCCACCCTCGGCGTCAAAATGGGAACGGTGCGTTCCCGCATCCACCGCGGGCGCTCCCAACTGCGCGCTAATCTCGAAGCAAAAGCAGCTATCGACGCCGATGCGCAACGCCTACTGCCCAGCTACACTTAA
- a CDS encoding anti-sigma factor family protein: protein MKTTHGEFFVYNGNYLPHLPVGKVDKRKEKLSTTSVVLGTVTRRYRNLMQEPTVPPRPKTRISIEISATVRSFTTVDHLNPEAVAALVDNELSPAAAHRARIHLVHCTECRSEVEKQRRASQRLKEASCCEEVKVSHELLSRLHQIAQSCSADGPCADDIFPNRTDSLMGKLRSLKWH from the coding sequence ATGAAGACAACACATGGCGAGTTTTTTGTCTATAACGGGAACTATCTACCCCACCTACCCGTTGGAAAAGTAGATAAACGAAAAGAAAAACTGAGCACTACTTCTGTGGTGTTGGGAACAGTGACGAGGAGGTATCGCAATCTCATGCAGGAACCAACAGTGCCACCACGTCCCAAAACTCGAATCAGTATTGAAATCTCGGCCACCGTACGCAGCTTCACCACGGTCGACCACCTCAACCCCGAAGCCGTAGCAGCACTGGTGGATAACGAACTCTCCCCAGCAGCCGCCCACCGCGCCCGCATCCACCTCGTGCACTGCACGGAATGCCGCAGTGAAGTAGAAAAGCAACGCCGCGCCTCACAGCGGCTCAAAGAGGCATCTTGTTGTGAAGAAGTGAAAGTCAGCCACGAATTACTGTCGCGCCTGCACCAGATCGCCCAATCCTGTTCCGCCGATGGGCCCTGCGCAGACGACATATTCCCCAACCGCACCGATTCCTTAATGGGAAAGCTTCGCTCACTTAAGTGGCATTAG
- the tatB gene encoding Sec-independent protein translocase protein TatB → MFSSIGWSEIFVILIFALIIIGPERLPGVIEDVRAAIFAARRAINNAKAELNGEFGNEFEELRAPITQLASLQRMGPKAAFTKAFLDGDEKLADAFDPKKMFSKDELDSGLSGRPTLGTPQASHTPSVSPPPQPNVPQPPHTGPQNRNFSWDDIT, encoded by the coding sequence GTGTTTAGTTCCATTGGTTGGTCAGAGATCTTTGTCATCCTGATCTTTGCCCTCATTATCATTGGCCCCGAGCGCCTCCCCGGTGTTATCGAAGACGTTCGCGCGGCAATTTTTGCCGCCCGCCGCGCCATTAATAATGCAAAGGCAGAGCTTAACGGAGAATTTGGAAACGAGTTCGAAGAGCTTCGAGCCCCTATTACGCAATTGGCGTCTCTCCAACGTATGGGGCCGAAGGCTGCATTCACGAAAGCGTTCTTAGACGGTGATGAAAAACTCGCCGATGCTTTTGATCCGAAGAAGATGTTCTCCAAGGATGAGCTCGACTCCGGTTTAAGCGGTCGTCCAACCCTAGGTACGCCACAAGCCTCACACACCCCTTCGGTTTCGCCGCCTCCGCAGCCTAATGTTCCACAGCCCCCACACACTGGGCCGCAGAATCGTAACTTTAGCTGGGATGATATTACCTAG
- a CDS encoding Mrp/NBP35 family ATP-binding protein has protein sequence MTTITEQAVRQALSRVEDPEIGKPLTELGMVKSIAITGNDVHAEIYLTIAGCPMKNTLVNNSKAAIEDIPGIGTVTVTTDVFSDEQRRELRQNLRGGVAEPVIPFSQPGSTTRVFAVSSGKGGVGKSSMTVNLAAAFAARGLKVGVLDADIYGHSIPGMLGCTERPHAIDDMIMPPTAHGVKLISIAQFVEGNAPVVWRGPMLHRAIQQFLGDVFWGDLDILLLDLPPGTGDIAISVAQLLPHAELLVVTTPQAAAAEVAERAGTISLQTHQKVAGVIENMGAMVLPDGSIMEVFGSGGGLAVAQRISTLTGTKLPLLGSIPLDPKLREGGDSGVPIVIGQPESPTAVAIAQVVDQLVTRRESLAGKSLGLGVTKK, from the coding sequence ATGACAACGATTACTGAACAGGCAGTTCGCCAGGCGCTTTCGCGGGTTGAGGACCCCGAGATTGGCAAGCCATTGACTGAACTGGGCATGGTGAAATCAATTGCGATCACAGGCAACGATGTGCATGCCGAAATCTACCTCACCATCGCTGGCTGCCCCATGAAAAACACCCTTGTGAACAACTCTAAGGCAGCTATTGAAGACATCCCAGGGATTGGCACGGTTACCGTCACCACAGATGTGTTTAGCGATGAGCAGCGCCGTGAACTTCGCCAGAATCTTCGCGGTGGAGTTGCAGAGCCTGTCATTCCCTTTAGCCAACCTGGATCAACTACTCGTGTCTTCGCAGTATCGTCCGGTAAGGGCGGTGTGGGTAAATCCTCAATGACCGTCAACCTCGCGGCAGCTTTTGCCGCACGTGGATTGAAAGTGGGCGTATTAGATGCCGATATTTACGGCCACTCCATTCCCGGCATGCTCGGTTGCACCGAACGCCCCCATGCAATTGACGACATGATCATGCCACCAACCGCGCATGGGGTGAAACTGATTTCTATCGCACAGTTCGTGGAAGGCAACGCACCAGTGGTGTGGCGTGGCCCGATGCTGCACCGCGCTATCCAGCAGTTCTTAGGTGATGTTTTCTGGGGCGATCTGGACATTCTTCTTCTTGACCTGCCACCTGGAACTGGTGATATTGCAATCTCGGTGGCGCAGCTGCTTCCTCACGCAGAACTACTTGTGGTTACTACCCCGCAGGCCGCAGCGGCCGAAGTTGCGGAACGGGCAGGCACCATTTCGCTTCAAACACATCAAAAGGTTGCTGGTGTGATTGAGAATATGGGCGCCATGGTGCTTCCCGATGGCAGCATCATGGAGGTCTTTGGTTCCGGTGGTGGTCTTGCTGTTGCCCAGCGCATTTCGACGCTGACTGGCACGAAGCTTCCGCTCTTGGGGTCGATCCCACTTGACCCGAAGCTGCGTGAAGGTGGCGATTCTGGTGTTCCTATTGTGATTGGACAGCCAGAATCCCCCACTGCTGTAGCGATTGCCCAGGTGGTTGATCAGTTGGTTACTCGCCGAGAATCTTTGGCCGGTAAGTCCTTAGGCTTGGGCGTGACCAAGAAATAG
- a CDS encoding DUF1003 domain-containing protein: protein MGKRSFFKLDDDTVGAHAEKIARFFGTGRYLMWQTVFVVIWVLLNLGAFWWQWDPYPFILLNLAFSTQAAYAAPLILLAQNRQEDRDRVSLNEDRRRAFETKSNTEFITRELAGLRIAIGDLVTRDYLRHELEDLHSMLERIEAKLDDEVAERTAFRHQQGADDAHEDLNDPIQGRGGQRRS from the coding sequence ATGGGCAAACGCAGTTTTTTCAAGCTTGACGACGACACCGTGGGCGCGCACGCAGAAAAAATCGCGCGTTTCTTCGGTACAGGTCGTTATTTAATGTGGCAGACCGTCTTCGTTGTCATTTGGGTACTGCTCAATCTTGGTGCTTTTTGGTGGCAGTGGGACCCCTACCCCTTCATCTTGCTCAACTTGGCCTTTTCCACCCAGGCAGCCTATGCCGCCCCGTTAATTCTTTTAGCGCAAAACCGCCAAGAGGACCGCGATCGCGTGTCCTTGAACGAAGATCGACGTCGCGCGTTTGAAACAAAGTCAAACACTGAGTTCATCACCCGCGAGCTGGCTGGTTTGCGTATCGCCATCGGCGATCTGGTCACCCGCGACTATCTGCGCCACGAGCTGGAAGATCTGCACTCGATGCTGGAACGCATTGAAGCCAAGCTTGACGACGAGGTTGCTGAGCGTACCGCGTTCCGCCACCAACAAGGTGCCGACGACGCCCACGAAGACCTCAACGACCCCATCCAAGGCCGAGGCGGCCAACGCCGCAGTTAG
- a CDS encoding magnesium transporter MgtE N-terminal domain-containing protein, with the protein MSEITRVYAGRLAGMIVRGPETDVIGRVRDVVVNIRPSGHTSRALGLVVEMTNKRRIFLPMLRVANIDPHEIMLVSGSVSLRAYKPRTGELAIIADVIGSKVHIDDPELEKLHSKPVEVADIELERTRTRDWALSAVAVLGERGGFGRRPDLYIVPWKHVHGITAAGVGMSDAAAELIAEFEDMRPADVASALYELPETQRVSVASEFDDERLADVLQEMSEDRQAELLETLDIERAADVLEEMDPDDAADLLSELDNEKADVLLELMDPEESAPVRRLMSFNPDTVGALMTPEPLVLTPQTTVAEALALARNPDLPTSLSSMAFVCRPPTATPTGKYLGSVHLQRLLREPPSTLVSGILDPDLPPLYADDSQETAARYFATYNLVCGPVIDDDNHLLGAVAVDDLIDHLLPDDWRDTGIRPDGDPRKEA; encoded by the coding sequence ATGAGCGAAATTACACGAGTCTATGCAGGTCGCCTTGCAGGTATGATCGTGCGCGGCCCCGAAACTGACGTCATCGGTCGTGTACGTGACGTCGTGGTCAACATCCGCCCCTCCGGGCACACGTCCCGCGCCTTGGGCCTCGTTGTTGAAATGACAAACAAGCGCCGCATCTTCTTACCCATGCTGCGCGTGGCCAACATCGACCCCCACGAAATCATGTTGGTGTCCGGCTCTGTGTCTCTTCGCGCCTACAAGCCCCGCACCGGCGAACTCGCCATCATCGCTGATGTGATCGGCTCCAAAGTGCATATCGACGATCCCGAACTGGAAAAGCTGCACTCTAAGCCGGTGGAAGTCGCCGATATTGAGCTCGAACGCACCCGCACCCGCGACTGGGCGCTGTCTGCCGTAGCTGTGCTGGGTGAGCGTGGCGGTTTCGGGCGTCGGCCTGATCTGTATATTGTGCCGTGGAAGCATGTGCACGGCATCACCGCTGCGGGTGTCGGTATGTCAGATGCCGCTGCTGAGCTGATTGCCGAGTTCGAGGATATGCGCCCAGCCGACGTCGCCTCCGCGCTCTACGAGCTGCCTGAGACTCAGCGTGTGTCCGTTGCCAGCGAATTCGATGATGAACGCCTAGCTGACGTGTTGCAGGAAATGAGTGAGGATCGTCAGGCTGAGCTGCTTGAAACCCTCGACATTGAGCGTGCCGCCGACGTTTTGGAAGAGATGGATCCTGACGACGCCGCCGACCTGCTCTCCGAACTCGACAACGAAAAAGCCGACGTGTTGCTCGAATTGATGGACCCCGAAGAGTCCGCCCCCGTGCGTCGTTTGATGAGCTTCAACCCCGACACCGTGGGTGCACTGATGACCCCCGAACCGCTGGTGCTCACTCCCCAAACCACGGTGGCAGAAGCTTTAGCGCTTGCCCGCAACCCCGATCTTCCCACCTCGTTATCGTCGATGGCATTCGTGTGTCGCCCGCCCACAGCGACCCCAACGGGTAAGTATTTAGGTTCCGTGCATCTTCAGCGTTTGCTGCGCGAACCCCCCTCAACATTGGTGTCAGGTATTTTGGATCCGGATCTGCCGCCGTTGTATGCCGATGACTCCCAAGAAACAGCTGCTCGCTATTTCGCAACCTACAATTTGGTGTGCGGGCCTGTGATTGATGATGATAATCACTTGTTGGGTGCTGTTGCGGTCGATGACTTGATCGACCACTTGCTCCCCGATGACTGGCGCGATACCGGTATCCGCCCTGATGGTGACCCACGAAAGGAGGCCTAA
- a CDS encoding general stress protein, whose amino-acid sequence MSSMFPAKSASARQRPEGWPVGSFQSYEQAQAAVDMLSDNKFDVKEVTIVGVDLMEVEKVLGRLTWGRVLIGGAASGAWLGLFFGTMMGIVTGQWASSLLLGMSLGVVFYTGLSAAQYAAQQGKRDFASTTEIVATRYDVLCTPSVAPKARDLIGAFVAQGGRAKG is encoded by the coding sequence ATGTCTTCTATGTTTCCCGCGAAGTCTGCGTCCGCCCGCCAGCGCCCTGAGGGGTGGCCGGTGGGGTCTTTTCAATCCTATGAGCAGGCGCAGGCGGCTGTGGATATGCTCAGCGACAACAAATTTGATGTGAAAGAAGTGACGATTGTTGGCGTTGATTTGATGGAAGTCGAGAAGGTTCTTGGCCGTTTGACCTGGGGGCGGGTGCTTATTGGTGGTGCGGCGTCGGGTGCGTGGCTGGGGTTGTTCTTCGGCACGATGATGGGCATTGTTACGGGCCAGTGGGCGTCGTCTTTGTTGCTGGGCATGAGCTTGGGTGTGGTTTTTTATACTGGGTTGTCGGCTGCGCAGTATGCGGCGCAGCAGGGGAAGCGGGATTTTGCTTCGACGACGGAGATTGTGGCGACGCGTTACGACGTCCTCTGCACGCCGTCTGTCGCGCCTAAGGCTCGCGATTTAATCGGTGCGTTCGTCGCCCAAGGTGGACGCGCTAAAGGTTAA
- a CDS encoding multifunctional oxoglutarate decarboxylase/oxoglutarate dehydrogenase thiamine pyrophosphate-binding subunit/dihydrolipoyllysine-residue succinyltransferase subunit, whose amino-acid sequence MRRAPAVSSASTFGQNQWLVDEMFQQFQKDPQSVDQEWRELFQKGGAPASATTPAPQAKAANEQPAPAPTNGLAGSTGTPNPVAIATKADQHREDAVTKEAKKQAAAKKLQKSPLSRAGDLPEAGEKALKGIFKAIAKNMDESLEVPTATSVRDMPVKLMFENRAIINEHLQRTHGGKVSFTHIIGYALVKAIMAHPDMNNSYDVIDGKPTVITPEHINLGLAIDLPQKDGTRALVVAAIKECEKLDFATFVEKYEDIVKRGREGKLTMDDFSGVTVSLTNPGGIGTRHSVPRLTKGQGTIIGVGSMDYPAEFAGASQDRLAELGVGKLVTITSTYDHRIIQGAESGEFLRSMSQLFVDDAFWDEVFASVQIPYTPMRWAQDLPNTGMDKNTRVMQLIQAYRSRGHLIADTNPLRWVQPGMPVPDHSDLEIETHGLTLWDLDRTFHVGGFCGQETMTLREVLSRLRNAYTLKVGFEYTHILDRDERTWLQDRLEKGMPKPTRAEQKYIMQQLNAAEAFETFLQTKYVGQKRFSLEGAESLIPLMDSAIDTAAGQGLDEVVIGMPHRGRLNVLFNIVGKPLETIFTEFEGHIESKAAGGSGDVKYHLGAEGKHIQMFGEGEIKVSLTANPSHLEAVNPVMEGIARAKQDLLDKGENGYTVMPLLLHGDAAFAGLGIVPETINLAQLRGYTVGGTVHIVVNNQIGFTTTPDSGRSSHYATDIAKAFGCPVFHVNGDDPEAVVWVGQLATEYRRRFGKDVFIDLIAYRRRGHNEADDPSMTQPRMYELIDGRKTVRDQYIEDLLGRGELSKEDAEKVAQDFHDQMESVFIEVKEAEKKAFTQQEGITSAQELPHGLETNISKADLLEIGQAYSDKPEGFQFHQRVAPVAQKRLESVTEGGIDWGWGELIAFSSLANGGKLVRLAGEDSRRGTFTQRHAVVYDPTTGEEFNGLHELAEKKGNGGKFLVYNSALTEYAGMGFEYGYSVGNQDAVVAWEAQFGDFANGAQTIIDEYVSSGETKWGQTSSVILLLPHGYEGQGPDHSSARIERYLQMCAEGTMTVAQPTTPANHFHLLRRHALGGLKRPLIVFTPKSMLRMKAATSSVEEFTEVKKFQSVINDPRFFDRDGNKLADTSKVKTIMLVSGKLYYELAKRAQKDKRDDVAIVRIEMLHPIPFNRLKDAFACYPNAQEVRFCQDEPANQGPWPFFNEHLPNLIPGMPPMKRVSRRAQASTATGLSKVHAVEQEALLNEAFAD is encoded by the coding sequence ATGAGGCGAGCACCTGCCGTGAGCAGCGCTAGTACTTTCGGCCAGAATCAGTGGCTGGTAGACGAGATGTTCCAGCAGTTCCAAAAAGATCCACAATCCGTGGATCAGGAATGGCGAGAGCTTTTTCAAAAGGGCGGCGCACCCGCATCCGCAACGACGCCTGCACCACAGGCGAAGGCCGCAAACGAGCAGCCAGCCCCCGCACCAACCAATGGTTTAGCCGGTTCCACCGGAACTCCCAACCCAGTGGCCATTGCTACCAAGGCCGACCAGCACCGCGAAGATGCTGTAACCAAGGAAGCCAAGAAGCAGGCAGCCGCTAAGAAGCTGCAAAAATCCCCACTGTCCCGCGCAGGCGACCTACCTGAAGCTGGCGAAAAGGCACTCAAGGGCATTTTCAAGGCAATTGCCAAGAACATGGACGAATCCCTCGAAGTTCCAACCGCCACCTCCGTGCGCGACATGCCAGTGAAGCTGATGTTCGAAAACCGCGCGATCATCAACGAACACCTGCAGCGCACCCATGGCGGTAAGGTTTCCTTCACCCACATCATTGGTTACGCACTGGTCAAGGCCATCATGGCCCACCCAGACATGAACAACTCCTACGATGTGATCGACGGAAAGCCAACCGTCATCACCCCGGAGCACATCAACCTGGGCCTCGCCATCGACCTGCCACAAAAAGACGGCACCCGCGCACTCGTGGTTGCTGCCATCAAAGAATGTGAGAAGCTCGACTTCGCCACCTTCGTGGAAAAGTACGAAGATATCGTCAAGCGTGGTCGCGAAGGTAAGCTCACCATGGACGACTTCAGCGGAGTCACCGTCTCTTTGACCAACCCAGGTGGTATTGGCACCCGCCACTCCGTTCCACGCCTGACCAAAGGCCAGGGCACCATCATCGGTGTTGGTTCCATGGACTACCCCGCAGAATTCGCAGGCGCGTCCCAGGACCGCCTCGCAGAGCTCGGCGTCGGCAAGCTGGTGACCATCACCTCCACCTACGATCACCGCATCATTCAGGGCGCCGAGTCCGGTGAATTCCTGCGCTCGATGAGCCAGCTGTTCGTCGACGACGCATTCTGGGATGAAGTGTTCGCCTCCGTCCAAATTCCTTACACCCCCATGCGTTGGGCACAGGATTTGCCAAACACCGGCATGGACAAGAACACCCGCGTCATGCAGCTGATCCAGGCCTACCGCTCCCGCGGCCACCTGATCGCCGACACCAACCCACTGCGCTGGGTTCAGCCAGGCATGCCAGTGCCTGACCACTCCGACTTGGAGATCGAAACCCACGGCCTGACCCTATGGGATCTCGACCGCACCTTCCACGTCGGTGGATTCTGCGGCCAGGAAACCATGACTTTGCGCGAGGTCCTCTCCCGTCTGCGCAACGCCTACACCTTAAAGGTCGGCTTCGAATACACCCATATCCTCGACCGCGACGAACGCACCTGGCTGCAAGATCGCCTCGAGAAGGGCATGCCAAAGCCAACCCGCGCTGAGCAGAAGTACATCATGCAGCAGCTCAATGCAGCTGAGGCTTTCGAAACCTTCCTGCAGACGAAGTACGTGGGCCAGAAGCGCTTCTCTTTGGAAGGCGCTGAATCCCTGATCCCGCTGATGGATTCCGCTATCGACACCGCCGCAGGCCAGGGCCTGGACGAAGTTGTCATCGGTATGCCTCACCGTGGTCGCTTGAACGTGCTATTCAACATCGTGGGCAAGCCACTGGAGACCATCTTCACCGAGTTCGAGGGACACATCGAGTCCAAGGCTGCTGGTGGTTCCGGTGACGTGAAATACCACCTTGGTGCTGAGGGCAAGCACATCCAGATGTTTGGTGAGGGCGAGATCAAGGTTTCCTTGACCGCTAACCCTTCCCACCTGGAAGCTGTCAACCCAGTGATGGAAGGTATTGCGCGCGCAAAGCAGGACTTGCTGGATAAGGGCGAAAATGGCTACACCGTCATGCCTCTGCTGCTACACGGCGATGCTGCTTTCGCTGGTCTGGGTATTGTTCCTGAGACCATTAACTTGGCGCAGCTGCGCGGCTACACCGTCGGTGGCACCGTGCACATTGTGGTCAACAACCAGATTGGCTTCACCACTACTCCTGACTCTGGTCGTTCCAGCCACTACGCTACCGATATTGCTAAGGCGTTTGGTTGCCCTGTCTTCCACGTCAATGGCGATGATCCTGAGGCTGTTGTGTGGGTTGGTCAGCTGGCTACCGAGTACCGTCGTCGCTTCGGCAAGGACGTGTTCATTGACTTGATTGCTTATCGACGTCGTGGCCACAACGAGGCTGATGATCCTTCGATGACCCAGCCTCGCATGTACGAGCTGATCGACGGCCGCAAGACCGTTCGTGACCAGTACATTGAGGATCTGCTGGGTCGTGGCGAGCTGTCTAAGGAAGATGCTGAGAAGGTTGCCCAGGACTTCCACGACCAGATGGAGTCTGTGTTCATTGAGGTAAAGGAAGCTGAGAAGAAGGCTTTCACTCAGCAAGAAGGCATTACCTCCGCGCAGGAGCTGCCTCATGGTTTGGAGACCAACATCTCCAAGGCTGATCTTCTGGAGATCGGCCAAGCCTACTCCGATAAGCCTGAGGGCTTCCAGTTCCACCAGCGTGTGGCACCTGTGGCCCAGAAGCGCTTGGAGTCTGTCACCGAGGGTGGCATTGACTGGGGCTGGGGCGAACTGATCGCATTCTCCTCCTTGGCTAATGGTGGCAAGTTGGTGCGTTTGGCTGGTGAGGATTCCCGCCGTGGTACCTTCACCCAGCGTCATGCTGTTGTATATGATCCCACTACTGGTGAGGAGTTCAACGGCCTGCACGAGCTCGCTGAGAAGAAGGGCAATGGCGGTAAGTTCCTTGTGTACAACTCCGCTTTGACCGAGTACGCGGGCATGGGCTTTGAGTACGGTTACTCTGTGGGTAACCAGGATGCTGTGGTTGCCTGGGAGGCTCAGTTCGGTGACTTCGCTAACGGCGCCCAGACCATCATCGACGAGTATGTTTCTTCCGGTGAGACTAAGTGGGGCCAGACTTCTTCTGTGATTTTGCTGCTACCTCACGGCTATGAGGGCCAGGGCCCTGACCACTCTTCTGCTCGTATCGAGCGTTACTTGCAGATGTGTGCTGAGGGTACGATGACTGTGGCTCAGCCAACCACTCCTGCGAACCACTTCCACTTGCTGCGCCGCCACGCTTTGGGTGGTTTGAAGCGTCCGTTGATTGTGTTCACCCCGAAGTCGATGCTGCGTATGAAGGCTGCTACCTCTTCGGTGGAAGAGTTCACTGAGGTGAAGAAGTTCCAGTCGGTGATTAACGATCCTCGTTTCTTCGACCGTGATGGCAATAAGCTTGCTGATACCAGCAAGGTGAAGACCATCATGTTGGTTTCCGGCAAGCTCTACTACGAGTTGGCTAAGCGTGCTCAGAAGGATAAGCGCGACGATGTCGCTATCGTCCGTATTGAGATGCTGCACCCAATTCCATTCAACCGTTTGAAGGATGCATTCGCGTGCTACCCGAATGCTCAAGAGGTGCGTTTCTGCCAGGATGAGCCTGCAAACCAGGGTCCATGGCCGTTCTTCAATGAGCACCTGCCTAACCTGATCCCAGGTATGCCACCTATGAAGCGCGTATCTCGTCGCGCTCAGGCTTCCACCGCTACCGGCCTGTCCAAGGTCCACGCTGTGGAGCAGGAAGCTTTGCTCAATGAGGCTTTCGCTGACTAA